The window TTTATCATTCAACAATTCACCGATACTGAAAGCTTCCACGCGGCCAAACAATTTAATGGTGCCGCCTTTAAGGCCTAGCACATCCCAGTTATCAAATAATAAATTGATAGCAACCAATTCATCTTCGATACCTTCTTCATGATGGGTTTCTACCCAAGATGCTGCTGTTTCGCGGCATAATGGAATGATATCTTCTGTAATTGGCACATATTCATAGTTGGAATATTGCATGCGGAATTGATTTAAATGGTTTTTCTTTTGACGGAACTTCTTACCGGACAAATTGATAAGATCTTCAGACTTATAAATGTATTCGTAGTTATCGCGGTCAGGTGTGAATGTGTAGCGTCCAGGACATAATTCTTCCATGCGCTCTTTCATGATTTTGCTAATACCTTTGAAGCGGAATGGCAATTTATTTTCCACAAACCATTCTTTAGCGCGCAATAAACCATCAAGGAACTTTGCATCTTTACCAGCAAATGGAGGCAATAGGAATGGTTCACGCTTACCGCCACCTTGAATGTACAACACGCCATTTTCTTCAGCCCAACGAATGCCGTACGCATCTTGCCACATAAATAATGTAGTAAAGCAGTTATCAGATGCTTCATAATGATGTTGTTCAAAATACTTATCGATTAATGGTTTATCTCTTAATTCAAAACGTTTAAATTCTAAAATAATAATCCCTCCTATCAGATTCCTCTTCTGAGGTTACCGTCGTTATCGGTAAAAGTTGAATATAGCCAAATATTCATTAGGCTCTTCATAATACTCTATTGAAGTCACTTAATTTGTAGTTATAATTTTACAGATTCCCCTAATTCAAAGGTACCATCTGTAGTGATAACCTTATCACCTTCGTTTAAGCCAGAAATAATGGCTACGTCATCGCCTTCAGTGATGCCTACCTCAACAACACGTACGTCAACGGTATTATTTTCAGTTAACACATATATGTACTTGCCATCTTGGTTTTCACGAACCGCCTTAGTTGGAACGGTCAGCATCTTGGCTTTCACATTAGATTCAATAACGAGTGTATAGAATTCACCAGCCTTGATTAGGCCTTTCTCATTGTTGAAAGTAGCTTTTACGAGAACACTTGGCACATTTTCAGGCTGAGTAATATCTACGTAAGTCAATTCCCCCGGTATTTCTTGGTCCCCCACCTTGAGAAGTACCTTCATACCATTCTTGGCTTCAGATGTACCTAACTTCATAGCCGCATCACGGGGAATGCTGAGGGATGCTACCATCGGCGTGGATTGCTGAATCATCATAAATGGACGATCCGTAATCGCCATTTGACGATCTTCGTTATAAATAGATGTCACCGTACCTGCTATAGGGGCCACGATTGTAGAAGCTGCCATCTGTGCAGATACTTGAGCAATTTGTGCCTCGATAGCCACCGTATTGACGCCTCCCCCACCACCAGTTGTGACTGTTGTAGTTTGTGGTTGAGATCGTTCCAAAATACGATCATATTCTTTTTGTGTGATTATGCCTGCTTCGCGCATGCGTTGAGCCTGTTCCAATTGAGTACTATCTATAGATGCTGCAGTCGTAGTCGTCACAGCTGTGGCATATGATTGTGATTGGGCTTGTGCTAATTGTCCTTGCAAGGATGCTAGCTGTTGTTGTAAAGCCGATGTATCTACAGTTGCCACAGTTTGACCTTGCTGTACTTGGTCGCCTACTTTCACAGCATACACGACCTGCCCCGTCAAGGTCGGCGTTATCGTCGCCTTATTAAGGGCCGTTACATTGGCATCATTATGAATCTGCAACGGCATATCCTTGTACGTTACCTCTGCGACGGATACGGTTTTCGTACCACATCCCGCAATAGCGAGTGTCATAATCATAACACCAAGGATAGCAATTACAGAGCAGAAACGATTTATTTGCATTCTGTCACTTCCTATCATATTGATTTTTATCAATACCTTAGTATATCATAAAATCAGTTAGAATTGTATGAAAGCTAATTCCTTTAATTTATGGATATAACGGAGGTTCTCATGGAAGAACGGATGGACTTTAGAATTTTAAACAATGGTAGCTTCATTCCCTCCATCGGTTATGGTACCTATAAAACAGGTACCGAAGGAGAGACTGAACAAGCCGTTGCCAATGCACTTGGCGTAGGCTATCGTTTACTCGATACGGCCGCCTATTATGGCAATGAAGAAGCCGTGGCTAAAGGGATCAAAGCATCTGGTATTAAACGAACAGATATAATCATCACTACTAAAATCTGGCACACTGATGCAGGCTACGATAATACGATGCGTGCTGTTGAAAGTTCCTTAAAGAAATTAGATACCAACTATATTGATATCATGCTAGTACATCAACCACTAGGTGATTACTACGGTTCTTGGCGCGCCATGGAAGAATTATACGATCAAAATGTACTCCGTGGGTTAGGTCTATCTAATTTTTACGAAGACCGTCTCATTGACTTGCTGTACCACTGCAATGTAAAGCCGGTGGTCAACCAAATCGAATGCCACCCGTTCAACCAACGTCAATCACTCTTACAATTGATGAGAAAGCATCAAGTTGTAGGCATGGCATGGTCTCCATTTACCCGTGACCGCCAACCGATTTTTGACCATCCAATCATCAAAAGCTTGGCAGAAAAATACGGTGTTTCAAAACATCAAATCATCTTGCGTTGGCACATCCAACGAGGCATCATTCCATTGCCAAAGGCCAATAACGTGAGCCATATGGAAGCAAACTTCGATGTATTCGATTTCAAACTCACCAACATCGACATGGATGTTATGGAACTATTAGACCAACGATCCTTCTTGGAAAATCATCATACTGCGCCTGGTCTTGAAAGGCTATTACAACTCAAATAAAACATAATATACTAATTAAATACTAAGTAACATGAATTGTTGATAACAATTACAATAAATATAACAATCATGCCATCACGATAAGCAAAATAGTATTTGTAAAAATAAAACCACGTATATCTAACCTTTCATAGGAATAGATATACGTGGTTTATTTTATTTTGTCACATTAAATATAGCTTGTACAAGAATCATATAAATTACTGTACCAGCAGCAATCGATATGAGCATGTTACGTTTCCATAAATGTAAACCTACCGTAACAACCAAGGCTATGAGCTCCGGAATACCGTACGGATATGCTAACACGACAGTCTCTTTAAAGGTATATACAACGAGCATGCCCATAACAGCGGCTGGTAATGCCTTACCTAAAAATAGTACAAAATCTGGTGCTTTTTTTCCTGGAGGAAATACGAGGAAGGCTCCAAATCGGGTAAGTAATGTACCGGCTACAACAATGGCAACAGTAATGACCATTTCTGTACTAGTCAAGATGTACACCTCCCCACTTGTACGCTACATAACAGACGAAAAGCATACATGTCATAGACAGCAGCATAAAGAGTGATTTACCAACCAATACAAGCATGATTAATGCCATTAGTACCCCAGCTACGCCAAAGGCTCTAATCTTATTATTCTTCGCATTGAGTAGCATTTCAAGGAATACCGCAATAAATAGCCCTGGCAATACGAAATCGATGCCCCGTAAATCTACGTCAGCCAATAAATCACCAAATAGACCACCTACAAAGGTGCTAAATACCCAAAATATATAGTTAAGCCAAGACACGTGGAAGTAAAACCACTTTTCATCTACATCATCTGGCAGCTTCGTTCCCATGTTGATGGCAAAACTTTCATCACACATCCAAGCAATAGTGGGGAACCATTTCCACCCCATATGAATATAACGTTGGAGCGCAGACAAACCGTAGAAGAAGTGACGACCATTAACAAACATGGTCAGTACAAACGCATTAATAGGATCAAATCCAGCCACCAACATGCCAATCGTCACAAACTCCATGGATCCCGCAAAAATAGTAGACGCCAAAACAGGCGCCGTCCACCAAGGCAGCCCTTGGCTCGTAGCATATAAACCAAAGCCTAAACCAATAACAAATAAGCTTATGCCCATAGGAGCCATAATAGGAAAAGCAAAAGAAAAAGCACTTTGACGCTTTATCTCATTCAAGGGACTATCTCCTTTCAATATCGTATAATCAGTCGTCAATCATCAATCATCAATCATCAATCATCAATCATCAATCATCAATCATCAATCATCAATCATCAATCATCAATCATCAATCATCAATCATCAATCATCAATCATGTCGATTATAAAGCACGTGTTAAAATTTCGCGAGCCACTTCTGGTGTTATGTCACCTTTTTCACCAAGTTGTGTCATGCCATGGTCTTTTAATTGCTTCACAACTGTATCCACAGCTTCTACACCAATACCATAGTCTTTCAAATGAGTAGCTACGCCAAGGGATTCGAAGAATTCACGAGTTTTTGCGATAGCCTTATCCGCTTTTTCTTCTTTTGTACCTTCTGTGATATGCCATACACGTGTAGCGTATTGTGCCAATTTTTCAAGCTTATCAGCCTTTTTCACTTCCAATAATGCAGGCAATACGATAGCTAATGTTATACCGTGATCAAGATGGTACGCAGCAGTCAATTCATGACCAATAAGATGTGTGGCCCAATCTTGTGGCACGCCAGCGCCAATCAAACCATTTAAAGCTAATGTGGATGCCCATACGTGATTAGCACGAATATCATAGTTTTCAGGCTCCTCTACAGTTATATGGCCAATCTCAATCATAGTTTTCAAGATGCCTTCACTGAAACGATCTTGAATGCGTCCTTCTACCGGATATGTTAAATATTGCTCTGTAGTATGTACAAAGGTATCAATAACGCCATTCTTAACCTGTTTTTCAGGCAACGTAAACGTCAATGTTGGATCTAGCATGGAGAACTTAGGGAATACTAAGCTGCTAAATACAGGAAATTTACCATTTCCATACGTAATAACAGCACCATTGTTCATTTCGGAGCCCGTTGCAGGTAATGTCATAACTGTACCAAACGGTAATGGATTTGGCACCATTTCAACGGGCACCTCTGGCACTCCAGCCTTCATAACATCAATAACAGGTCCATCATAGGTAGCGCCCATAACGATGAGTTTCGTAGCATCCACAACGGAACCACCACCTACAGCAAGCACGAAATCTACACCATGTTCTTTGATGAAAGCTACCGCACGTTCACAGGTTTCTAAAGATGGATTAGGTTCAATACCACCGAATTGTTCAACCTTGCGGTTACCAAGAGCTTTCACAATGCGATCAATAAGACCACTGTGCACAGCGGAGCCACCACCATAAGTAATGAGCACCTTTGCATCCTTTGGTACCAATGTATCTAATTCATCTAAACGGTCTTTACCAAATACGATATGTGTAGGGTTATAAAAATCAAAATTATACATACATCCTCCATTAATCCGACATATAGATATATCCGACATATAGATATATGAATCCATATTAGAATTATACAAAAATATTTAAAATATAAATTTACTACCTAGCGATCACACATTCAATATAACACATTAATCAATATATTATATTGAATTGTATTATAAATGAGCTAGAATTTCACCATAGTTTTAATCTATAGCTAACTGATATGCTTTTATCATATACAAATCCCCTTCATCCATGATAGGATATAACCATTATAAGACTTGAAAGGGATGATTATATGAAATTAAAAACATTGTTAGCACCATTACTTATCGGTGCTCTTGCATTTGCTATCGCTGGTTGTGGTAGTACATCAAATCAATCAACACAAACACAAAAAGAAATCAAAATAGGTGCTACATCTGGTCCTCATGCACAAGTAGCTGAAGCTGTAGCAAAAGAAGCTAAAAAACAAGGAATCGATCTTAAAGTAGTTGAATTCTCAGACTATGTAACACCTGATAAAGCCCTTGCAGATGGCGATATTCAACTGAATGCTTATCAACATGTACCATTTATGGAAAACTTTAACAAACAAAATGGTTCCAACTTAGTAGCAATCGGTAAAACAATTTTGGTGCGTATGGGCTTATATAGTAATAGTGTACACAGCGTACAAGATGTACCTGAAGGCGCTACTGTTTCTATCCCAAATGACCCTACTAATGGTGGTCGTGCATTAGCATTATTAGCTAAAGCTGGATTAATTACGTTAAAAGATGGTGTCGGCTTCAAAGCAACAGTTGCAGATATCACATCTAACCCGAAGAATATAAAGATTCAAGAACTAGAAGCAGCTCAATTACCTCGTAGTCTAGATGATGTAACAATTGCAGTTATTCCAATGAACTATGTGCAAAGTGCTGGTCTTAGTGTAGAAAAACAAGGTTTCTTCTTCGAATCTAAAGATGAACCACTAACAGTTATCGTACTTGCAGTTCGTAGTGAAGACAAAGACAACGAAACATACAAAAAAATTGCAGATATTTACAAATCTGATGCTATTAAACAATACATCGACGAAACATTCAAAGGCACTATTACAACTGCCAATTAATAAAGTTTATATCGTCACTATATAACTAAAAAGAGATACCCCAATGATTACAATCATTGGGGCATCTCTTTTTTACTCTTCTGTATCAAATGTAACATCTAATGGTTGACGCTCTACAATATTGCGATATCGTACTTTAGGATATCCCATAAGAATGCCACCAGCTACAATTTTATCATCAGGTACACCTAATTCATCTAATAATGGTTGGTATTCAGCTTCTCCAGCATGTTCAAAAAAGCCTGCCCAACAAGTACCAAGGCCTAAAGTCGGCGCATATAGCTCAGCATAAGACAAGCAAGAGTGACCACTATCATGGGTACGATGAATATCTTTTTTAGAGCCAATTGCCACGACGAGAGCCGGCGCATCGCGCAAGATATACTCCTTGCCTTTATCTACTTCTGCTTGAGCCGCACGAGCATAAAGGCGCATAATTGGCACTGTTTTTGCAGCTAAATGCATCCACTCTAGAACGAGATCAGCAATACGGCGTAACGTTTGTTTATCTCGGATTACTATATACGAAATACCTTGTGTGTTAGTTGCTGTTGGCGCCATTCTTGCAACGTTTAGCACTTTGCGAATGAGCTCTACAGGGACTGGTTTATTTTGATAGTTACGAATAGAGCGACGACTACGCATAAATAGTTCAGCTTGCTCAGGCGTTAACTTAGGTTCCTTTGTAATATCGATTTGCTCTTTACGCGGTGTCATATCGCTATCAAGAGCAAGCGTTGGGCATACGGAAATACAATGCCCACAGGAGATACAACCTCCCCTGCCAGTTACAGGTCCAGCATCGGACATCACCAGCAATCCTGTCGGACAGTCAGCAACGCAAAGGCCGCATCGTGTACAGACTTCTGTATTGACGGTAAATAACATCTGAATATCCTCCAAATACTACTATAAAGCCTATTATAACATACAAAATCAAGTCATATCTAGTTTTAAACAATTATTCTAACTGTATTGGGACTCAACTAACATTTGTTCATTTGCTTTTAGGATGGGGCCCCGTCTCGTTAATACAACTTGGTAAAAAAAGTAAGAATACGCTTGCTTGCTCCGTTCTTCGCAAAGTCGCTGCACAAGCGTATTCTTACTTTTTTATCACTGTATTTATAAAGATGTCCCATCCAAAAGCGTAAATAATCTAGCTAATACTTATGTAGCCCCATTACAATTACACCTTGAAACAAATCATAGAAAACACTATCATTTTACACATTATAATAAACTTTATAGTAGTGACGCCATGCCCACCGTGACGGAAGGACTAGCCTACGGCTAGTCTTGATAGTAATTTAGTCAAAATTACTTGGCCGTCTCTCCCCTCCCCCTATTATATAAAAGCAGATTGAGTAAATATCCAATGTAGCTTGTGATGGGGCTACTCTGTATATTAGCAGAGTAAGTCGCTTGCTATGGGACTAATTTACATCAGGTGTTATAAAAATGAAACTGGGTACCTATGCAGCGACTTTACGAAGGACGGAGCAAAGAGGTACCCAGTTTTATTTTTAATTAAGTTGTCGCAATGAAATAGGGCCCCATAGCAATCGACGTAGAAACTACTTATATGCTAGGGCCCCATCACAAGCGGAGAAGTGAATTTACTCAAATGCTTTTATAAGTTCCATGTATTGCGCTTTGTGTGTCATTCTCCATGTCCCAAAGTCTGGTTCTGGGGATTGGTTTAGAATATTTGCTAAAGATTCCAAAAATTCTGGAATTTTTGTAGCTACAATATTGCCGGCCATTTTACCGAAGTTTTCAGAGCCCATGTGTTCTGAGCCACCGTCTACAAGAATAAATGCTACCATAGGTTTCTTATCTACTAATTTTACAGCACCATGGAAGCCAATTTCGCCGATTTGGTGTGTACCACAGGAGTGTGGGCAACCAGATATATGTAAACGAGGTAGTTTTCTTGTATCTACGCCCTTTTCTTCAAGGTGTGCGAAGATATCTTTCAAAAGACCGTTAGAGTCTTGCATTCCAATCTGACATATAGTAGAACCAACGCAAGATACGGAACGGCGGAAATCATTTTTAGCACTGTCATCAGTTAATTCCGCAATTTTGCGTGCTTCATCAGCGGTGAGATTGATGAAGAACAATGCTTGGTCTGGCGCAATACGTGCTTCTACTTGATCAAGTGTCACCGCATAGTCAAGGGCCGCCAGCAAGTGTTCAACGTTCGCATCGCCACCTGCCGGATGATATTCTACATAGTATAACCCGTCTTGTTTTTGACGGTGAATACGATAATTTTCCACAGAATCATCACGCTTACCAGTTTTTGTAATTTCATAAGCGTAATCAGCCGGATTAATACTTAGGTGTTCTACTTCTTTTACCATAGCTAGGGTTTCTTCATAGATCTTGATGAAAGCTTCCGCCCCACCCATTTCAGCAGGCATGTAACGAGTACGAGCCTTACCGCGGTTTTTGAAGTTACCATGGTTAGCAAAGACCATAAGCATAGCTTTCACATGGTACAAAACATCCTCAGGCGCTACATCATGTGCCACCGGAATACCAATACGAGGATTAGGACCAATACCGCCACAAGCATACACATCAAAAGTATTGTGTTTTGTTAAATTAAAACCTAGGTCCTTGAACGTAGAATGTGGGGTACTATCAAAACCATTATCTATGCCCATTTTAAATTTGCGAGGAATCTTGATATAGAACATTTGCTCCATAAGAAATTCGCTAATTGCTGTTGCATACGGCGTAATATCTAGAGTTTCACGAGGATCAATGCCGCGTAAAATACTAGCCACCACATTGGGATTATCACCACCAGCACCACGGTTGTAAATACCGTGATCATAACATTCCTTATAGAGCTTTAATATTGTATCACCATCGAGGCCGTGCATTTGTAAGCATTGGCCGGTAGTGAAATGTACGTGTTGTAGGTTATATTTACGAATGGAGTCCGCTAAAAACTGCATGTGCTCGCGCGTCATGCGGCCACCATTGAAACGCCAACGGCTCATACCAGTATTTGCACCGCGCTCAGCGTAACTACCATAGGCACCAGACTGTCCTTTATAATCTGCAATAGATAGTTCTTTCTTATAGAACTTATGTGTCATATCCTCAAACTTTGGATAATCTGCAATTAATCGATCTTTCAACTCTTGTGTAATCATACTATTACCCTCTTGGCTTATATTTATTAAGCATAATTCGTAACTTTATAACGCTTAGTATACCATATATGCATAAGTATATTAGTAGCTAAGCTCACAATTTCAATACCGATTCTTAATAATATAGTTTACAATCTGTAATAATTATCAATTTTAAAAAGGCAAAAAAGGCTGTAACCAAATGTGGTTTTACCACATTCAGCTACAGCCCCTTTTTATAATAATTTATATGATTAAGCGTTGCTAGTTTTTATACTCGACCTTCGTTAGGATTATTGTATGCATCCTTATCGATGGTTCCCATAATTTTGTCTACTACCAAAGCATTTGTTAATGACCCAGATACGTTCAAACATGTACGTCCCATGTCAATCAATGGATCGATAGCTAAAATTGGGCTAATGGAGGTGAAGTACGCTCCAAGTCCTGTACCACTAAGGGATACAGATGCCGCCATTGTAGCCGTACCTGGCACGCCTGCGATACCAACAGAACCAATAGCAATAACGATAACACTCATGATATACATAGTCATATCGAATGGAATATTGGCTACATTAGAAATGTAAACAACAACAAGTGCAGGGAATACGCCGGCACAACCTTGCATGCCCGCAGTAGTACCGAAGGAAGCTACCGTATTAGCCGTTGTAGCATTTACGCCAAGACGTTTTGTCAAGGTCTCTACAGTTAATGGCAATACCCCCATCGAAGAACGAGAAGTAAACGCCAATAAGAGTGGTGCTTTCGCTTTCTTGAAGTATGTAATCGGATTGTAGCCAAAGCTAGTAATCAAGATTGCTTGTACAACAAACATAATCAAAAGACCAACGTAAAGCAATACTACGAACAAGCCCATATCAAGAATAGCTTGTACACCGCGTGTTGCCAATGTAGAAGCTAACAAAGCAACTACACCATATGGCATAAGACCAATGATGAAATCAGCTACCCAAGAAATCAATTGGTGAAGTTCATCAAATAGTTTTGTGAACACCTCCATAGAGTTTGTCCCTGTTTGTTTTAACAGACGAGCTACGCTACCCAAAATAATTGCAAATACAACAATGCCGATAACATTTGTTTCAGCAGCCGCTTGAATTGGATTGCTTGGAATTAGTGCTCGGAATGTGTC of the Veillonella parvula genome contains:
- a CDS encoding MetQ/NlpA family ABC transporter substrate-binding protein is translated as MKLKTLLAPLLIGALAFAIAGCGSTSNQSTQTQKEIKIGATSGPHAQVAEAVAKEAKKQGIDLKVVEFSDYVTPDKALADGDIQLNAYQHVPFMENFNKQNGSNLVAIGKTILVRMGLYSNSVHSVQDVPEGATVSIPNDPTNGGRALALLAKAGLITLKDGVGFKATVADITSNPKNIKIQELEAAQLPRSLDDVTIAVIPMNYVQSAGLSVEKQGFFFESKDEPLTVIVLAVRSEDKDNETYKKIADIYKSDAIKQYIDETFKGTITTAN
- a CDS encoding iron-containing alcohol dehydrogenase — protein: MYNFDFYNPTHIVFGKDRLDELDTLVPKDAKVLITYGGGSAVHSGLIDRIVKALGNRKVEQFGGIEPNPSLETCERAVAFIKEHGVDFVLAVGGGSVVDATKLIVMGATYDGPVIDVMKAGVPEVPVEMVPNPLPFGTVMTLPATGSEMNNGAVITYGNGKFPVFSSLVFPKFSMLDPTLTFTLPEKQVKNGVIDTFVHTTEQYLTYPVEGRIQDRFSEGILKTMIEIGHITVEEPENYDIRANHVWASTLALNGLIGAGVPQDWATHLIGHELTAAYHLDHGITLAIVLPALLEVKKADKLEKLAQYATRVWHITEGTKEEKADKAIAKTREFFESLGVATHLKDYGIGVEAVDTVVKQLKDHGMTQLGEKGDITPEVAREILTRAL
- a CDS encoding nitrite/sulfite reductase, giving the protein MITQELKDRLIADYPKFEDMTHKFYKKELSIADYKGQSGAYGSYAERGANTGMSRWRFNGGRMTREHMQFLADSIRKYNLQHVHFTTGQCLQMHGLDGDTILKLYKECYDHGIYNRGAGGDNPNVVASILRGIDPRETLDITPYATAISEFLMEQMFYIKIPRKFKMGIDNGFDSTPHSTFKDLGFNLTKHNTFDVYACGGIGPNPRIGIPVAHDVAPEDVLYHVKAMLMVFANHGNFKNRGKARTRYMPAEMGGAEAFIKIYEETLAMVKEVEHLSINPADYAYEITKTGKRDDSVENYRIHRQKQDGLYYVEYHPAGGDANVEHLLAALDYAVTLDQVEARIAPDQALFFINLTADEARKIAELTDDSAKNDFRRSVSCVGSTICQIGMQDSNGLLKDIFAHLEEKGVDTRKLPRLHISGCPHSCGTHQIGEIGFHGAVKLVDKKPMVAFILVDGGSEHMGSENFGKMAGNIVATKIPEFLESLANILNQSPEPDFGTWRMTHKAQYMELIKAFE
- a CDS encoding efflux RND transporter periplasmic adaptor subunit is translated as MQINRFCSVIAILGVMIMTLAIAGCGTKTVSVAEVTYKDMPLQIHNDANVTALNKATITPTLTGQVVYAVKVGDQVQQGQTVATVDTSALQQQLASLQGQLAQAQSQSYATAVTTTTAASIDSTQLEQAQRMREAGIITQKEYDRILERSQPQTTTVTTGGGGGVNTVAIEAQIAQVSAQMAASTIVAPIAGTVTSIYNEDRQMAITDRPFMMIQQSTPMVASLSIPRDAAMKLGTSEAKNGMKVLLKVGDQEIPGELTYVDITQPENVPSVLVKATFNNEKGLIKAGEFYTLVIESNVKAKMLTVPTKAVRENQDGKYIYVLTENNTVDVRVVEVGITEGDDVAIISGLNEGDKVITTDGTFELGESVKL
- a CDS encoding aldo/keto reductase, coding for MEERMDFRILNNGSFIPSIGYGTYKTGTEGETEQAVANALGVGYRLLDTAAYYGNEEAVAKGIKASGIKRTDIIITTKIWHTDAGYDNTMRAVESSLKKLDTNYIDIMLVHQPLGDYYGSWRAMEELYDQNVLRGLGLSNFYEDRLIDLLYHCNVKPVVNQIECHPFNQRQSLLQLMRKHQVVGMAWSPFTRDRQPIFDHPIIKSLAEKYGVSKHQIILRWHIQRGIIPLPKANNVSHMEANFDVFDFKLTNIDMDVMELLDQRSFLENHHTAPGLERLLQLK
- a CDS encoding branched-chain amino acid transporter permease, with translation MTSTEMVITVAIVVAGTLLTRFGAFLVFPPGKKAPDFVLFLGKALPAAVMGMLVVYTFKETVVLAYPYGIPELIALVVTVGLHLWKRNMLISIAAGTVIYMILVQAIFNVTK
- a CDS encoding nitroreductase family protein — translated: MLFTVNTEVCTRCGLCVADCPTGLLVMSDAGPVTGRGGCISCGHCISVCPTLALDSDMTPRKEQIDITKEPKLTPEQAELFMRSRRSIRNYQNKPVPVELIRKVLNVARMAPTATNTQGISYIVIRDKQTLRRIADLVLEWMHLAAKTVPIMRLYARAAQAEVDKGKEYILRDAPALVVAIGSKKDIHRTHDSGHSCLSYAELYAPTLGLGTCWAGFFEHAGEAEYQPLLDELGVPDDKIVAGGILMGYPKVRYRNIVERQPLDVTFDTEE
- a CDS encoding DUF2156 domain-containing protein, producing MIGGIIILEFKRFELRDKPLIDKYFEQHHYEASDNCFTTLFMWQDAYGIRWAEENGVLYIQGGGKREPFLLPPFAGKDAKFLDGLLRAKEWFVENKLPFRFKGISKIMKERMEELCPGRYTFTPDRDNYEYIYKSEDLINLSGKKFRQKKNHLNQFRMQYSNYEYVPITEDIIPLCRETAASWVETHHEEGIEDELVAINLLFDNWDVLGLKGGTIKLFGRVEAFSIGELLNDKMALIHIEKANPDIRGLYQAINNEFIRHEFSDVEFINREEDMGLPGLRQAKESYNPDHFAEKYDAVYANEADNATGGK
- a CDS encoding cation:dicarboxylate symporter family transporter; protein product: MNIPFFTDYLMLSNPLSIGIIAVFVLVLIGIYVLQRKGTSFGNLVIIGTIAGAVLGIAVQIIAGFPDDPSKVVYIKESTKWFSLVGGGFIDLIRMLVIPIVFISIVHVILHMEAGANLKKLVVAMISTNLGMVAVAAIVGLILGNAFGLGQGFDIVESGKKIREIKPMVDTFRALIPSNPIQAAAETNVIGIVVFAIILGSVARLLKQTGTNSMEVFTKLFDELHQLISWVADFIIGLMPYGVVALLASTLATRGVQAILDMGLFVVLLYVGLLIMFVVQAILITSFGYNPITYFKKAKAPLLLAFTSRSSMGVLPLTVETLTKRLGVNATTANTVASFGTTAGMQGCAGVFPALVVVYISNVANIPFDMTMYIMSVIVIAIGSVGIAGVPGTATMAASVSLSGTGLGAYFTSISPILAIDPLIDMGRTCLNVSGSLTNALVVDKIMGTIDKDAYNNPNEGRV
- a CDS encoding AzlC family ABC transporter permease codes for the protein MAPMGISLFVIGLGFGLYATSQGLPWWTAPVLASTIFAGSMEFVTIGMLVAGFDPINAFVLTMFVNGRHFFYGLSALQRYIHMGWKWFPTIAWMCDESFAINMGTKLPDDVDEKWFYFHVSWLNYIFWVFSTFVGGLFGDLLADVDLRGIDFVLPGLFIAVFLEMLLNAKNNKIRAFGVAGVLMALIMLVLVGKSLFMLLSMTCMLFVCYVAYKWGGVHLD